The Pseudooceanicola aestuarii genomic interval CCCCACGGGCTGAACGCCGGACCAGCGCGGTGCCAAAGGCATGTTCCAGATCCTTGACCATCTGCGACAGCGCCGGCTGGCTGAGGTTCAGACCCTCAGCGATGGAACGCAGGGATTTGTGCTGGTCGATCAGAACCAGCAGGCGCAGGTGACGCAACCGCAGCCGGTCCAGGAATATGTCGCGATCAGTCATAAGCTTGGCTTATCACGCGAGAAGAACTTTCGTCTATTCTTATCGCCGATCGCGGCGCTATGACTGATCTTCAGGGAGTTCACGGCCCGCACCGGGAGAGTGCAGGCCCAGCGAACCGGACGGGCAGGGCCCTGCGCCGCACGTCCAAGGGAGGGTACATGCAGCAGACCAACGTGATCTCGGGCGCGGTCCTGACGATCTTCGGGATCGCCATGATGATGTGGTTCATACCCGCACAGATCGAAGAGGGACCAGAGGGCATGATGTCGCCCAGACTGGTGCCACAGATGATGATGGGGGCGATCACGCTTTTGTCCATCGCGCTTGTGCTGACAAACTTGCGCGGATTGGCACAGGCGGAACACAGATCGCCGATTTCCCATGCGGAACTGGTGTCACTGGCCAAGCACGCAGCGGTCTTTGCCATCGCGGTAACGTTGTTCCTCCTGGGCTCGCCCTTGTTGGCCGGGGTCGCGCTGATCGGGGGGATGCTGCTGGCCCTTGGCGAACGGCGGCCTCTAGTCCTGATCGGAATGCCCGCGCTTATCCTTCTTGGTACCTGGCTCCTGTTCTACAAGGTGCTTGGCACCGCGATCGTCTGAGGGTGTCATGCAGGATCTGATTGCCGGTTTCGCCGATATCCTCAATTTCGGCACGATGTTCTGGATCGCCGTGGGCGTGACCCTGGGCTACGTTCTGGGCGCCATGCCCGGTCTGGGCAAGGCGACGGGGGTCGCGGTCTCGATCCCGCTGACCTTCTATCTGGAACCGATCGCCGCCATAGCCATGC includes:
- a CDS encoding tripartite tricarboxylate transporter TctB family protein translates to MQQTNVISGAVLTIFGIAMMMWFIPAQIEEGPEGMMSPRLVPQMMMGAITLLSIALVLTNLRGLAQAEHRSPISHAELVSLAKHAAVFAIAVTLFLLGSPLLAGVALIGGMLLALGERRPLVLIGMPALILLGTWLLFYKVLGTAIV